In the genome of Desulfuromonas sp. DDH964, one region contains:
- a CDS encoding IS256 family transposase, whose amino-acid sequence MAIEKDLLDRLLADYKKPEDLIGETGLLKQLTKALLERALEAELTQHLGHEKHAPVATKGGNARNGKSAKTIKGEFGKLPIEVPRDRDSSFEPLIIPKGQTRFAGFDGKIISLYARGMTTREIQGHLEEIYGVEVSPALISSVTDAVADEVKIWQNRPLDALYPIVYMDAVRVKVRDNGHVSNKAVYLALGVTLDGIKEVLGMWVAENEGAKFWLQVVTELKNRGVEDIFIACVDGLKGFPEAIEAVFPRTQVQLCLVHMVRHSLRYVSWKQRKEVAADLKSIYQAATAEQAEMNLTEFEAKWDKTHPSIGQSWRRNWERITPFFAYPAEIRKVIYTTNAIESLNMSLRKVTKNRGSFPNDAAMFKLLYLALNNIAKKWTLPIRDWKAALNQFSILFEGRLPVY is encoded by the coding sequence ATGGCCATCGAAAAAGATCTGCTGGACCGTCTGCTTGCCGACTACAAGAAGCCCGAAGACCTGATCGGCGAAACCGGCTTGCTTAAACAGCTCACCAAGGCCCTTCTGGAACGAGCTTTGGAAGCGGAATTGACCCAACACCTGGGGCACGAGAAGCATGCTCCCGTGGCCACGAAAGGCGGCAATGCCCGCAATGGCAAGTCGGCCAAAACCATCAAGGGCGAATTCGGCAAACTGCCGATCGAGGTTCCGCGTGACCGGGACAGCAGCTTCGAGCCGCTCATCATTCCCAAGGGCCAGACCCGCTTCGCCGGCTTCGACGGCAAGATCATCTCCCTCTACGCCCGGGGGATGACGACCCGGGAGATCCAGGGGCATCTGGAAGAGATTTATGGCGTCGAGGTCTCTCCCGCCCTCATTTCCAGCGTGACCGATGCCGTCGCGGACGAGGTCAAGATCTGGCAGAACCGACCGCTCGACGCCCTCTATCCCATCGTCTATATGGACGCGGTCCGGGTCAAGGTGCGAGACAACGGCCACGTCAGCAATAAAGCGGTCTACCTGGCCCTGGGCGTCACCCTGGACGGCATCAAGGAGGTCCTGGGCATGTGGGTGGCCGAGAACGAGGGCGCCAAGTTCTGGCTACAGGTGGTGACCGAGTTGAAAAACCGGGGTGTCGAAGACATCTTCATCGCCTGCGTGGACGGGCTCAAAGGTTTCCCCGAGGCCATCGAAGCAGTCTTTCCTCGCACCCAGGTCCAGCTCTGCCTCGTTCACATGGTGCGCCATTCTCTCCGCTACGTCTCCTGGAAACAGCGCAAGGAAGTGGCGGCCGATCTGAAGTCCATTTACCAGGCCGCGACGGCCGAGCAGGCCGAAATGAACCTGACGGAGTTCGAAGCGAAGTGGGATAAAACCCACCCCTCCATCGGCCAGTCCTGGCGGCGCAACTGGGAGAGAATCACCCCTTTTTTCGCCTACCCGGCGGAGATTCGCAAGGTGATCTACACCACCAATGCGATCGAATCGCTGAACATGTCGCTGCGCAAGGTCACCAAGAACCGGGGCTCATTCCCCAACGACGCAGCCATGTTCAAACTGCTCTACCTGGCGCTGAACAATATCGCCAAGAAATGGACCCTGCCGATTCGGGACTGGAAGGCCGCCCTCAACCAGTTCTCTATCTTGTTCGAAGGCAGGTTGCCGGTTTACTGA
- a CDS encoding type IV toxin-antitoxin system AbiEi family antitoxin, whose product MQLTKGKKRILEAARGAFAQQTGVAIELVEKGAEQETFLKIPGVDADLQVVVDEGGAQNIPAALIFRKWLQNPERYVVALPQVTANRADQFRQDGIQFIDAAGNGYIDQPPVYLFVKGNKARNILETSATPRVFKQTGLRVLYAFLCQPGLENETYRTIADKTDVALGMVNRVVRDLEELGFLATMGTTGRARNLRLIEKEHLLNRWVTAYAEQLRPKLVLGRYDGVEGWWQQATLKPDKALWGGEVAAAKLTNYLKPLTVTVYVDRDDPAALLIPNRLKKNPQGDVELVARFWQPETIPPNGDMVHPLLVYADLLATGNQRNIETAKMIYDRHLLQLVREN is encoded by the coding sequence ATGCAGCTGACAAAGGGCAAAAAAAGGATTCTGGAAGCGGCTCGGGGGGCTTTTGCCCAACAGACAGGCGTGGCAATTGAGCTGGTCGAGAAGGGGGCTGAGCAGGAAACATTTCTGAAAATCCCGGGGGTAGATGCCGACCTTCAAGTGGTTGTCGATGAAGGCGGCGCACAGAATATCCCTGCAGCTCTAATTTTTCGAAAGTGGTTGCAAAATCCCGAACGCTATGTGGTGGCACTGCCCCAGGTCACAGCTAACAGGGCCGACCAATTTCGCCAGGATGGCATCCAGTTTATCGATGCCGCCGGCAATGGCTACATTGACCAGCCACCGGTTTACCTCTTTGTCAAAGGGAACAAGGCCCGAAACATCCTTGAAACCTCCGCAACACCCCGTGTCTTCAAACAGACCGGGCTGCGAGTTCTTTACGCATTTCTCTGTCAGCCAGGTCTCGAGAACGAGACTTATCGCACTATTGCCGACAAGACAGATGTTGCTCTGGGAATGGTCAACAGGGTGGTGAGGGATCTTGAAGAACTGGGTTTCTTAGCCACAATGGGGACGACCGGTCGCGCCCGGAATTTGCGCTTGATTGAAAAAGAGCACCTCCTTAATCGTTGGGTCACCGCCTATGCCGAGCAGTTGCGCCCGAAACTGGTACTCGGACGCTATGACGGCGTGGAAGGGTGGTGGCAGCAGGCGACCTTGAAACCGGATAAGGCATTGTGGGGCGGAGAGGTGGCGGCGGCAAAGCTTACCAATTACCTGAAACCGCTGACGGTCACCGTTTACGTGGACCGGGATGATCCCGCTGCCCTTCTCATTCCGAATCGGCTGAAAAAGAATCCGCAAGGGGATGTGGAGTTGGTTGCCCGCTTCTGGCAGCCGGAGACGATCCCCCCCAACGGGGACATGGTTCACCCGCTCCTGGTCTATGCCGATTTGCTGGCGACGGGTAATCAGCGCAACATCGAAACCGCAAAGATGATTTATGACCGACATCTCTTACAACTTGTCCGGGAGAATTAA
- a CDS encoding nucleotidyl transferase AbiEii/AbiGii toxin family protein has product MTDISYNLSGRINPLLVNILGCIQQETTARGIPFVVVGATARDWLIYHGHNIPVGRGTLDLDIGVEVAGWEEFQQLKDALIESGKFAPTREPHRLSCENYFVDIVPYGGVSADTRNISWPPEHQVMMNIMAFQEAYESGVIVRLSADPPLDVKVPTIPGMALMKLISWDDDYPHRSKDAEDLLFLMVNYAEVGNVDRLFDEETELLKQEEFDLTQAGVRLLGRDMAAMANKETGEAVKMILLQEIDERQRCRLVTDMVRGVRIKDSFDETMLKLKKLTEGFAEALAKEGVHELPPHPH; this is encoded by the coding sequence ATGACCGACATCTCTTACAACTTGTCCGGGAGAATTAACCCGCTTCTGGTCAACATCCTTGGGTGTATTCAGCAGGAGACAACCGCGAGGGGAATCCCCTTCGTTGTCGTCGGCGCCACTGCCCGTGATTGGTTGATCTATCATGGACATAACATCCCCGTCGGAAGAGGGACACTTGATCTTGATATCGGCGTTGAGGTTGCCGGCTGGGAGGAGTTCCAACAGCTCAAGGACGCTTTGATCGAATCGGGTAAGTTTGCACCGACAAGGGAGCCGCATCGCCTCTCCTGCGAAAATTACTTCGTCGACATCGTCCCCTATGGTGGAGTCAGTGCCGATACGCGGAATATCTCTTGGCCGCCAGAACATCAGGTGATGATGAACATTATGGCTTTTCAGGAAGCCTACGAGTCTGGAGTGATTGTCCGGCTCAGTGCCGACCCGCCACTCGACGTCAAGGTGCCGACCATCCCGGGGATGGCGCTAATGAAATTGATTTCCTGGGATGACGATTATCCGCATCGCTCCAAGGACGCGGAAGACCTGTTGTTCCTTATGGTGAACTACGCCGAAGTTGGCAATGTCGACCGGCTGTTCGATGAGGAAACGGAACTGCTGAAGCAAGAAGAATTCGACTTAACCCAGGCCGGGGTTCGATTGTTGGGTCGAGATATGGCCGCCATGGCCAACAAGGAGACGGGGGAAGCGGTAAAGATGATTCTGCTTCAAGAAATAGACGAACGGCAGCGTTGTCGCCTGGTTACCGACATGGTAAGGGGCGTCCGAATCAAGGATTCCTTTGACGAGACGATGCTGAAGTTGAAGAAACTGACGGAGGGTTTTGCCGAGGCCCTTGCGAAAGAGGGCGTTCATGAACTTCCCCCCCATCCGCATTGA
- a CDS encoding SOUL family heme-binding protein, which yields MAIEEAPYTVVKADSPFELRDYAPHIVAETPVAGDLESAGSNAFQNLFRYISGANKAQEKIAMTAPVSQSKGEKIAMTAPVGQQKAGDRWLVSFMMPASYGMATLPIPDDPTVTLREVPARRIAAVRYSGFWSEDNYTENLTKLEAWIQQQGLEAVGEPIWARYNAPFVPWFMRRNEVLIPVAE from the coding sequence ATGGCCATCGAAGAAGCACCCTACACCGTCGTTAAAGCCGACAGCCCCTTCGAGCTCCGCGACTATGCCCCCCACATCGTCGCCGAGACTCCCGTCGCGGGTGATCTTGAAAGTGCCGGCAGCAATGCTTTCCAGAATCTTTTCCGCTACATCTCGGGAGCGAACAAGGCGCAGGAAAAGATAGCGATGACCGCGCCGGTGTCGCAATCCAAGGGTGAGAAGATAGCGATGACCGCTCCGGTCGGGCAGCAGAAGGCGGGTGACCGCTGGCTGGTCAGTTTTATGATGCCCGCCTCCTATGGCATGGCAACGCTGCCGATCCCGGACGACCCGACGGTGACCTTGCGCGAGGTCCCGGCCCGGCGCATTGCCGCTGTGCGATATTCGGGCTTCTGGAGCGAGGATAATTACACGGAGAACCTGACGAAACTGGAGGCCTGGATTCAGCAGCAGGGCCTGGAGGCGGTCGGCGAGCCGATCTGGGCCCGCTACAATGCCCCTTTTGTGCCGTGGTTCATGCGCCGCAATGAAGTCCTGATTCCGGTCGCGGAATGA
- a CDS encoding type II toxin-antitoxin system VapC family toxin: MQRFLLDTHVLLWWLDDAPRLGPRCKELIADQRNEVFVSAATTWEISIKKALGKLEAPEDIDSIVEDEGFSKLPISLYHGQLAGSLPVFHRDPFDRMLIAQAQSEGLTLVTSDENMGLYKLRLRNPEE; the protein is encoded by the coding sequence ATGCAACGCTTCCTGCTCGACACGCACGTTTTGCTCTGGTGGCTTGATGACGCACCAAGGCTAGGCCCACGTTGCAAGGAACTCATCGCCGATCAGCGCAATGAGGTTTTTGTCAGTGCCGCAACCACCTGGGAAATTTCAATTAAAAAAGCTCTTGGTAAATTGGAGGCCCCGGAGGATATAGACTCCATTGTAGAAGATGAAGGATTCAGTAAGCTCCCCATCAGTCTCTACCATGGCCAATTGGCCGGTAGCCTTCCGGTGTTCCATCGTGATCCATTTGATCGAATGTTGATTGCGCAGGCCCAGTCAGAGGGTCTAACCCTGGTGACATCTGACGAGAATATGGGCCTGTATAAGCTCCGTCTTCGGAATCCCGAGGAGTAA
- a CDS encoding type II toxin-antitoxin system Phd/YefM family antitoxin, with translation MQVNMHEAKSKLSALAEKAWEGEPVVIAKAGKPYLDLLPHKEGRRQRAPGRFKGQIRIADDFDQTPEDVIEAFEGKS, from the coding sequence ATGCAAGTCAATATGCACGAAGCAAAAAGCAAATTGTCAGCCTTGGCAGAAAAAGCCTGGGAAGGGGAGCCTGTTGTCATCGCAAAAGCTGGAAAACCCTACCTTGACCTCCTTCCGCACAAGGAAGGGCGCCGTCAGCGTGCGCCAGGCCGCTTCAAAGGCCAGATTCGCATTGCAGATGACTTTGACCAGACGCCGGAAGACGTTATTGAGGCGTTCGAAGGGAAAAGCTGA
- a CDS encoding type II TA system antitoxin MqsA family protein translates to MKCERCEHGEFVESQENYHYRECGLDNVTLVGITVRKCPDCGNIMPLIPSIEGLHDALARAIISKDGPLAAAEIVFLRKSLGWSGTDFARNMHCDKAQISKWEHGTVTMSKSNDLLLREKVASGKKISDYHSADLTLEKRVKPHPFRLQLQKKRWKEAA, encoded by the coding sequence ATGAAATGCGAACGCTGCGAACACGGTGAATTTGTCGAGTCGCAGGAGAATTACCATTACCGTGAATGTGGGCTGGATAACGTGACCCTGGTGGGAATCACGGTTCGCAAATGCCCCGATTGCGGCAACATCATGCCACTCATCCCCAGCATCGAGGGACTGCATGATGCCCTGGCCCGGGCGATCATCAGCAAGGACGGTCCATTGGCGGCAGCGGAGATTGTCTTCCTGCGCAAGTCCCTCGGCTGGTCGGGCACGGATTTCGCGCGCAACATGCACTGCGACAAGGCCCAGATCTCCAAATGGGAGCACGGCACGGTGACGATGTCCAAGTCCAACGACCTGCTGTTGCGCGAAAAGGTGGCCTCCGGCAAGAAGATCTCCGACTACCATAGTGCGGACCTGACCCTGGAGAAAAGGGTCAAGCCGCACCCCTTCAGATTACAACTCCAGAAAAAACGGTGGAAGGAAGCGGCCTAG
- a CDS encoding DUF4258 domain-containing protein, with the protein MLLEPLRPPETKKLIRKILSEGIVTYAQPHAEERMRERDISTVDCVNVLRGGKVAEGEQENGTWRYRVYTGRMCVVVRFESETILQVLTAWRVK; encoded by the coding sequence ATGCTCCTCGAACCTCTCAGACCGCCCGAGACCAAAAAACTGATACGCAAGATCCTCAGCGAAGGCATCGTGACCTACGCGCAACCGCATGCCGAAGAGCGGATGCGCGAGCGTGATATCAGCACTGTCGACTGCGTCAACGTCCTGCGGGGCGGCAAGGTGGCCGAAGGGGAGCAAGAAAACGGGACGTGGCGCTACCGGGTCTATACCGGCAGGATGTGCGTCGTCGTCAGGTTCGAGTCAGAAACAATCCTGCAAGTCCTGACTGCATGGAGAGTCAAATGA
- a CDS encoding class I SAM-dependent DNA methyltransferase — protein MSEERTNYVRAHASIDAFITAWKASGGAERANYQLFLTELCHQLDAPLPEPTRPDDSENAYVFERTVTLQHGDGNTSPNYIDLYKRGCFVLEAKQGSDKQEPAQFKETEKKYKTGTARRGTQGWDRAMQAAKNQAERYAKALPTGEGWPPFLLVVDVGHSIELYSEFSCTGKAYLPFPDPRSHRIHIGDLARPEVRELLRRVWVDPHSLDPAKRSAKVTREVADKLARLAKSLEAAGHSSEKVGNFLKRSLFTMFAEDIGLIPNNSYTELLTSLRGSTDKYVPMVESLWQTMKEGGFSPVLREKLLRFNGGLFEGSEALPLNEDQLEMLIQAGKADWKDVEPAIFGTLLERALNPTERHHLGAHYTPREYVERLVLPTVVEPLRVDWEAVLAAAVALDTQGKRDEAVAQLQAFHHHLCGVRVLDPACGSGNFLYVTFEHLKRLEGEVLDALEGFGETQELMGLAGTTVDPHQLLGIEVNPRAAAITDMVLWIGYLQWHYRTRGDVQPPEPVIKKFRNIECRDAVLSWERTEPVLDEEGNPVTRWDGVTTKTHPVTGEQVPDDTARVPLLRYVNPKEASWPEADFVVGNPPFIGAKSMRMALGDGYTSALRTVWRDVPDSADFVMYWWHKAAGQTRQRKIRRFGFIATNSITQTFNRKVVQHHLDSTPALRLSFAIPDHPWVDSTDGAAVRISMSVGQSALDGEEGVLAKVIAEREGSGEGIWVDLLTRRGKLNADLSSGIDVTSCNPLRANVDIGNRGVQLIGTGFVISPDEAQQLGLGRIAGLHTNIRPYFNGRDLTAAPRGAMVIDLFGLGAGEVRTKYPEVFQWVVERVKPERDHNARDAYRENWWQLGENQPRLRESLVGLTRFIATVLTAKHRVFMFLDSAILPDQTLVCIASEDAFLLGVLSSRIHVVWALAAGGRLGVGNDPRYNKTRCFEPFPFPACSDTQQQRIRDLAEQLDAHRKRQQEQHPDLTLTGMYNVLEKLRSGAELTAKEKVIHEQGLVSVLRQLHDELDAAVADAYGWPADLTDEAILERLVALNKERTGEEEQGLVRWLRPEYQNPSGRMGESQGKLPGSEETAAPVAAKEKPVWPKTLPEQVAAVRAALTQRSVPTTALQLKEAFKHAREPKVQEILTALASIGQAREVEPGVYAA, from the coding sequence ATGTCCGAGGAACGCACCAACTACGTCCGGGCGCACGCCAGCATCGACGCCTTCATCACAGCCTGGAAAGCGTCCGGCGGTGCCGAGCGCGCCAACTACCAGCTCTTCCTCACCGAACTCTGTCACCAGCTCGACGCCCCCCTACCGGAACCGACCCGGCCCGACGACAGCGAAAACGCCTACGTCTTCGAACGCACCGTCACCCTCCAGCACGGCGACGGCAACACCTCCCCCAACTACATCGATCTCTACAAGCGCGGCTGCTTCGTCCTCGAAGCCAAACAGGGGAGCGACAAGCAGGAACCTGCGCAGTTCAAGGAGACGGAGAAGAAGTACAAGACCGGCACCGCCAGGCGCGGCACCCAAGGGTGGGACCGGGCGATGCAGGCGGCCAAGAACCAGGCCGAACGCTATGCCAAGGCCCTGCCGACAGGCGAGGGGTGGCCGCCGTTCCTGCTGGTGGTTGACGTTGGCCACAGCATCGAACTCTACAGCGAGTTTTCCTGCACCGGCAAAGCCTACCTCCCCTTCCCCGACCCCCGTTCCCACCGCATCCATATCGGCGATCTGGCCCGCCCCGAGGTGCGGGAGTTGCTGCGGCGCGTCTGGGTCGACCCACACAGCCTCGACCCGGCGAAACGCTCCGCCAAGGTTACCCGCGAGGTGGCCGACAAGCTGGCCCGGCTGGCGAAGTCGCTGGAGGCGGCCGGGCACTCTTCGGAAAAGGTCGGCAACTTCCTCAAGCGCAGCCTGTTCACCATGTTCGCCGAGGACATCGGCCTGATCCCCAACAACAGTTACACCGAGCTGCTGACGAGCCTGCGCGGCAGTACCGACAAGTACGTGCCGATGGTCGAAAGCCTCTGGCAGACCATGAAGGAGGGCGGCTTCTCCCCGGTGCTGCGCGAGAAGCTGCTGCGCTTTAACGGCGGCCTGTTCGAGGGGTCCGAGGCACTCCCCCTCAACGAGGACCAGCTGGAGATGCTGATCCAGGCCGGCAAGGCCGACTGGAAGGACGTCGAGCCGGCGATTTTCGGCACCCTGCTGGAGCGAGCCCTCAACCCGACCGAACGTCACCACCTCGGAGCCCACTACACCCCCCGCGAGTACGTCGAGCGGCTGGTGCTGCCGACCGTGGTCGAGCCGCTGCGCGTCGACTGGGAGGCGGTTCTCGCCGCCGCCGTCGCCCTCGACACCCAAGGCAAACGCGACGAGGCCGTGGCCCAGCTTCAGGCCTTTCACCATCACCTCTGCGGCGTCCGTGTCCTCGATCCGGCCTGCGGCAGCGGCAATTTCCTCTATGTCACCTTCGAGCACCTCAAGCGTCTGGAGGGGGAAGTGCTCGACGCGCTGGAGGGGTTCGGCGAGACGCAGGAACTGATGGGCCTGGCGGGGACCACCGTCGACCCGCACCAGCTCCTCGGCATCGAGGTCAACCCAAGGGCAGCGGCCATCACCGACATGGTACTCTGGATCGGCTACCTCCAGTGGCACTACCGCACCCGGGGGGACGTCCAACCTCCCGAGCCGGTCATCAAGAAGTTCCGCAACATCGAGTGCCGCGACGCGGTGCTCAGCTGGGAGCGCACCGAACCGGTGCTCGACGAGGAGGGCAACCCCGTCACCCGCTGGGACGGCGTCACCACCAAGACTCACCCCGTCACCGGCGAACAGGTCCCCGACGACACCGCCCGCGTGCCCCTGCTGCGCTACGTCAACCCCAAGGAGGCGAGCTGGCCGGAGGCCGACTTCGTGGTGGGGAATCCGCCGTTTATTGGCGCAAAAAGTATGCGTATGGCATTGGGTGACGGCTACACGTCAGCTTTGCGCACTGTTTGGAGGGATGTCCCGGACTCAGCCGACTTTGTTATGTATTGGTGGCATAAGGCAGCCGGGCAAACCCGACAAAGGAAGATTCGGCGATTTGGTTTCATAGCGACCAATAGCATTACCCAGACTTTCAATCGCAAGGTTGTGCAACACCATCTCGACAGCACTCCTGCCCTTCGTTTGTCCTTTGCCATTCCCGACCACCCATGGGTGGACTCTACTGACGGGGCTGCCGTTCGAATCTCTATGAGTGTCGGACAGTCGGCCCTCGATGGAGAGGAGGGGGTACTAGCAAAAGTCATCGCCGAGCGGGAGGGTAGTGGTGAAGGTATCTGGGTCGACCTGCTCACTCGGCGTGGAAAATTGAACGCGGATCTTTCGTCTGGGATCGATGTAACTAGCTGCAACCCGCTGCGGGCGAACGTGGACATTGGAAACCGTGGAGTTCAACTGATCGGCACAGGTTTCGTGATTTCACCGGATGAGGCACAGCAGCTTGGACTTGGTCGAATTGCTGGACTTCATACCAACATTCGCCCCTACTTCAATGGCCGTGATCTGACTGCTGCTCCTCGTGGAGCTATGGTAATAGACCTTTTTGGGCTCGGTGCTGGGGAGGTGAGAACCAAGTATCCTGAGGTTTTCCAGTGGGTCGTTGAGCGAGTGAAGCCGGAACGTGACCACAATGCTCGTGATGCCTACCGGGAAAACTGGTGGCAACTTGGCGAGAACCAGCCACGATTGAGGGAGAGCTTGGTTGGTCTTACACGCTTCATTGCTACCGTGCTTACTGCAAAGCATCGTGTCTTCATGTTTCTCGATAGTGCGATCCTTCCCGACCAGACCCTAGTTTGCATCGCCAGCGAGGACGCCTTCCTCCTCGGTGTATTGTCGAGCCGCATTCACGTCGTCTGGGCGCTGGCGGCCGGCGGACGTCTCGGAGTCGGCAACGACCCCCGCTACAACAAGACCCGCTGCTTCGAACCCTTCCCCTTCCCCGCCTGCAGCGACACCCAGCAGCAACGCATCCGCGACCTGGCCGAACAGCTCGACGCCCACCGTAAGCGCCAGCAGGAGCAGCACCCCGACCTGACCCTGACCGGCATGTACAACGTGCTGGAGAAGCTGCGGAGCGGAGCGGAATTGACCGCAAAGGAGAAAGTCATCCACGAGCAGGGGCTGGTGTCGGTGCTGCGGCAGCTGCACGACGAACTCGACGCGGCCGTGGCCGATGCCTACGGCTGGCCGGCCGACCTCACCGACGAGGCGATCCTGGAACGGCTGGTGGCGCTCAACAAGGAGCGAACCGGGGAGGAGGAGCAGGGACTGGTGCGCTGGCTGCGCCCCGAGTACCAGAACCCCTCCGGGAGGATGGGAGAGTCGCAGGGGAAACTGCCCGGCAGCGAGGAGACCGCCGCACCCGTCGCCGCCAAGGAGAAGCCGGTCTGGCCCAAGACCCTCCCCGAGCAGGTCGCCGCCGTCCGTGCCGCCCTCACCCAGCGCAGCGTACCGACAACGGCCCTGCAACTCAAGGAGGCCTTCAAGCACGCCCGCGAGCCCAAGGTCCAGGAAATCCTTACCGCCCTCGCCTCCATCGGCCAGGCCCGCGAGGTGGAACCGGGCGTATACGCGGCCTGA
- a CDS encoding ion transporter, with protein MSLPQPPWQKPETPYRSNWRQALHEVIFEADTPAGKAFDVLLIGSILASVAAVMLDSVAAIRTSYGPLLTAAEWFFTLLFSVEYLLRLLCVGKPLRYARSFYGIVDLLAILPTYLSLLLPGSHYLLVIRILRILRIFRVFKLVQYLGEARMLGQALRASGRKIVVFLFTVLTLVIIFGSLMYLIEGEASGYTSIPRSIYWTIVTLTTVGYGDISPQTGLGQSLASLIMICGYGIIAVPTGIVTVEMSRSFGRGVSTQACPECAAEGHDADAVHCKFCGAAL; from the coding sequence ATGAGCCTGCCCCAACCGCCCTGGCAAAAACCCGAGACTCCCTACCGCAGCAATTGGCGCCAGGCGCTGCACGAGGTCATTTTCGAAGCCGACACCCCGGCCGGCAAGGCCTTCGACGTCTTGCTGATCGGCTCCATCCTCGCCAGCGTCGCCGCGGTGATGCTCGACAGCGTCGCCGCCATCCGCACCAGCTACGGTCCGCTGCTGACCGCCGCCGAATGGTTTTTCACCCTCCTCTTCTCCGTCGAGTACCTGCTGCGCCTCCTCTGCGTCGGCAAACCACTGCGCTATGCCCGCAGCTTCTACGGCATCGTCGACCTGCTCGCCATCCTCCCCACCTACCTCAGCCTGCTGCTGCCGGGGAGCCACTACCTGCTGGTGATCCGCATCCTGCGCATCCTGCGCATTTTCCGGGTCTTCAAGCTGGTCCAGTACCTGGGCGAAGCGCGCATGCTCGGCCAGGCCTTGCGCGCCAGCGGCCGCAAGATCGTCGTCTTCCTCTTCACTGTCCTGACCCTGGTGATCATCTTCGGCTCGCTGATGTACCTGATCGAAGGGGAGGCGAGCGGCTATACCAGCATCCCGCGCAGCATCTACTGGACCATCGTTACCCTGACCACCGTCGGCTACGGCGACATCTCGCCGCAGACCGGCCTCGGCCAGAGCCTCGCCTCCCTGATCATGATCTGCGGTTACGGCATCATCGCCGTCCCCACCGGCATCGTCACCGTGGAGATGAGCCGCTCCTTCGGCCGCGGCGTCTCGACCCAGGCCTGCCCCGAATGCGCTGCGGAAGGACACGATGCCGACGCTGTCCACTGCAAGTTCTGCGGGGCCGCGCTGTAG
- a CDS encoding entericidin EcnAB: MARLTPLLLLIILALAGCETLVGARKDLHAVGHVLKETVHEVNASLKQ; this comes from the coding sequence ATGGCCCGTCTCACCCCTCTGTTGCTGCTGATAATCCTCGCCCTCGCCGGCTGCGAAACCCTGGTCGGCGCCCGCAAGGATCTCCACGCCGTCGGCCATGTGCTGAAAGAGACCGTCCACGAGGTGAACGCCAGCCTCAAGCAGTAA